Proteins from one Sarcophilus harrisii chromosome 2, mSarHar1.11, whole genome shotgun sequence genomic window:
- the ANKRD11 gene encoding ankyrin repeat domain-containing protein 11 isoform X2 encodes MEIKKTQIQMPPVQSMLWYYKAGTLLEASWHEMEVPRSKKKEKQGPERKRIKKEPATRKPGLLFGMGLSGIRAGYPLSERQQVALLMQMTAEESANSPVDTTPKHPSQSTVCQKGTPNSASKTKDKVNKRNERGETRLHRAAIRGDARRIKELINEGADVNVKDFAGWTALHEACNRGYYDVAKQLLAAGAEVNTKGLDDDTPLHDAANNGHYKVVKLLLRYGGNPHQSNRKGETPLKVANSPTMVNLLLGKGTYTSSEESSTESSEEEDAPSFAPSSSVDGNNTDSEFEKGLKHKAKNQEPPKTVTPVKDEYEFDEDDEQDRVPPVDDKHLLKKDYRKETKSNSFISIPKMEVKTYTKNNTIAPKKAAHRILSDTSDEEDASVTVGTGEKLRLSAHSVLPSNKARESSNIKQQKEKNKVKKKRKKETKGKEVRFGKKNDKFCSSESESENLESDEDDRDSVESSNCIKDSTIVLKEPSLFSSLSASSTSSHGSLASQKHNSNLAEQHSKHWRTDNWKTISSPAWSDVSSLSDSTRTRLTSESDYTSEDSSLASLKPVRKKQEHKKKNTPHNTVSEKKNSFHSNVDGAIPKLDKEGKVVKKHKTKHKHKNKDKGQCSNNQDIKMKSFPYDYEDSKQKSDKALIVDSENPIENKLKVLKHDREHFKKEEKIIKTKSEEKEWLFKDEIIKVSKEEKSLKRVKEGNKELSKAFREEKDRSSKTEKEKSLKEKSPKEEKLRIHKEERKKKSKDKQSKSEKKNDLKEEKMSKSEKEKTFKEDKEKFKKEKVYREESGFDEFCNKSQFLENEDTKFSLSDDQQERWFSDLSDSSFDFKGEDSWDSPVTDYREIKNDSVAKLILETVKEETKEKKRDNKNKEKREYNEKRNEKDSFFKKKDRDYLDKTSEKKKDPAEKHKSIPSYLSEKEKRRKDSADGIKDRKEKDMGDSCKERKDSFDSSKDRKDAKVKQEETYRDDLKEYGCENFFKDKLDSEFGKNLETWERHHSGKEKDKKDTGDKDKKEKLKSEKYKEKSKEIDKEKNEKSILEKNQKDKELDKCFKEKKETKEKYKDLHNKDKERKSSLDQIKEKKDKNFSGSISEDFAEKRDEKKTKDKSWYIADIFTDESEDEKEEYNTSGFKIGDTIGSEVPRVENVQEKDEDKEPYTSEKHRKYSSDKQHSGDKQKDKESKEKKKEKGLIEGGKDKKEKNFEKHKEKKDKDSIEKYKDRKDRTSIDSIQEKKSKQKIPEKVERKHSTDDKVKNKHKEKSDKEHSKERKSSKGGDMEKSLLEKLEEEALNEYRDDSNDKISELSSDSFTDRGQDPGMNSLLESSFTEPAEDKFKDAMSFSSLQDKLKEKERHRHSSSSSKKSHEREKAKKEKSEKKEKGDDFKDSRKESAQYEKDFSLDGDAFGMSYNMKADVEDELDKTIEFFSTEKKDKNDSERELSKKSEKEKVYTSNSISITKDKKKRDKHREKWKDEKEKHREKHTDGFFKHHKDEQKSVNKEKDNSQVNTFKDKSKDESIKLSESRLKEKEKSDSLKISNGNDKIPPSKDTAKKDTRPREKLLGDGDLMMTSFERMLCQKDLEIEERHKRHKERMKQMEKMRHRSGDPKLKDKVKSSEEVRKRSLDLPSKKPPGPDSQLKEKKMKELGPLTPGPSTESKPHPVVGTDSKDWLAGPHMKEILPASPRPDQSRPTGVPAPASVVSCPSYEEVMQTPRTPSCSNEDYTDLMFDCADSQHSIPVSTMSMNACSPSFFDRYTNTSGGLPENPNQTPTRTLPTNLYRSISVDIRRTPEEEFTVGDKFFRQQSVPATSNYDSPVQHLMEEKVPLPSVPAEKFPCLSPGYYSPDYGIPSPKVETLHCTPGAIGNVAPSPESVFSGLQAKSSPSHRDELLAPSIESALPPDLGIPLDATEDQQATAAIIPPEPSYLQPIEEGPFNAVISEEDNADWANPPRNSEQPITQSLIGTSSETPVNWTVGSELLIKSPQRFSESPKPFCSTDPIHPAPVPFIPSDSPYPVSPISYPLSVSEPGLNDVKEVAEEAIPGEITSSEEQTSYMPPSRLDSFFTNCKPLPEETPEIVQESTCIPTVTQVEALGSLENNFLENNISVINQEEPVAWPDPFTNAEDDLDLGPFSLPELPLQNKDVPDAEMTEAEPIGDSTVVASESTNPGDPGVFSGNLSLLTAEEQEELPTSQAAALLPGAPGPEPEEPKPEALCVEAAVEAGSMSEEKTSEQLEAHSFPPAASAELPPQTGDQERETNPEDSFVTNCGLESCAEKNLAQASVDGAGTQEEVIGSTVSQTVSSQVELPQGNTQSETAESVPKPVPEVPKPPKVEEIPQRITRNRAQMLANQNKQNTSPSEKEFPPVSTPSTRAKGRVTEEEDSQAQHPRKRRFQRSNQQLQQQINTSTQQTREMIQQTLAAIVDAIKLDDIEPYHSDRSNPYFEYLQIRKKIEEKRKILCYITPQAPQCYAEYVTYTGSYLLDGKPLSKLHIPVIAPPPSLAEPLKELFKQQETVRGKLRLQHSIEREKLIVSCEQEILRVHCRAARTIANQAVPFSACTMLLDSEVYNMPLESQGDENKSVRDRFNARQFISWLQDVDDKYDRMKTCLLMRQQHEAAALNAVQRMEWQLKVQELDPAGHKSLCVNEVPSFYVPMVDVNDDFVLLPA; translated from the exons ATGCCTCCAGTTCAGTCCATGTTGTGGTACTACAAGGCTGGTACACTCCTCGAAGCATCATGGCATGAAATGGAGGTTCCTAGAAGCAAGAAGAAAG AAAAGCAGGGTCCTGAGCGGAAGAGGATTAAAAAGGAGCCCGCCACCAGGAAACCTGGTTTACTGTTTGGAATGGGGCTATCTGGAATTAGAGCAGGTTATCCACTGTCAGAGCGCCAGCAGGTCGCCCTTCTCATGCAGATGACAGCAGAAGAGTCTGCAAACAGCCCAG TAGACACAACACCAAAGCATCCCTCTCAGTCTACAGTTTGTCAGAAGGGAACTCCTAACTCTGCCTCCAAAACCAAAGATAAAGTAAATAAGAGAAATGAGCGTGGAGAAACTCGACTGCATCGAGCTGCCATCAGAGGAGATGCCCGGCGCATCAAAGAGCTCATCAATGAGGGAGCCGATGTCAACGTGAAAGACTTTGCAG GCTGGACAGCATTGCACGAGGCATGTAACCGAGGTTATTATGATGTTGCAAAGCAGTTGCTTGCTGCAGGTGCTGAAGTCAATACAAAGGGGTTGGATGATGACACCCCATTGCACGATGCAGCCAATAATGGTCACTACAAG GTGGTTAAGTTACTATTGCGATATGGAGGGAATCCTCATCAGAGTAACAGGAAAGGAGAGACGCCTTTGAAAGTAGCCAATTCTCCAACAATGGTGAATCTCCTACTGGGGAAGGGTACCTATACCTCCAGTGAAGAGAGTTCAACAG AGAGTTCAGAAGAAGAAGATGCCCCATCCTTTGCACCTTCTAGTTCAGTTGATGGCAATAACACGGACTCTGAATTTGAAAAAGGCCTAAAGCATAAGGCCAAGAATCAAGAGCCACCAAAAACAGTTACTCCTGTGAAAGATGAATATGAATTTGATGAGGATGATGAACAAGACAGAGTTCCTCCAGTTgatgataagcatttattgaaaaaGGATTACAGAAAAGAAACTAAATCAAATAGTTTTATATCTATTCCCAAAATGGAAGTTAAAACATATACTAAAAATAACACAATTGCACCAAAGAAAGCTGCCCATCGCATCCTTTCAGACACCTCAGATGAAGAGGATGCAAGTGTCACTGTGGGCACTGGAGAGAAGTTAAGACTTTCAGCTCATTCTGTATTGCCCAGTAACAAGGCACGAGAGTCATCTAACatcaaacaacagaaagagaaaaataaagttaaaaagaaacggaagaaagagacaaaaggcaAGGAAGTTCGATTTGGcaaaaaaaatgataagtttTGCTCTTCAGAGTCAGAGAGTGAGAATTTGGAGAGTGATGAGGATGATAGAGACTCTGTTGAAAGCTCTAATTGTATCAAGGACTCCACTATCGTGTTAAAGGAGCCCTCACTTTTCAGCTCACTTTCTGCCTCATCTACTTCTTCTCATGGAAGTTTAGCATCACAGAAACATAACTCGAATCTCGCAGAACAGCACTCCAAGCACTGGAGAACGGATAATTGGAaaaccatttcttctccagcttggTCAGATGTCAGTTCCTTATCAGACTCTACAAGGACAAGACTGACAAGTGAGTCTGATTATACATCTGAAGACTCCAGCTTGGCATCACTAAAACCAGTTAGAAAGAAACAggaacacaaaaagaaaaatactcctCATAATACCGTATCTGAAAAGaagaattcattccattccaaTGTGGATGGAGCAATTCCAAAActagataaagagggaaaagttgttaaaaagcataaaacaaaacataaacacaaaaacaaagataaaggACAGTGTTCAAACAATCaagatattaaaatgaaaagttttcctTATGATTATGAGGACTCTAAGCAGAAGTCAGATAAGGCCTTAATTGTTGATAGTGAAAATccaattgaaaataaattaaaagtattaaAGCATGATAGAGAACAtttcaagaaagaagagaaaataatcaaaactaaatCTGAGGAAAAAGAATGGTTGTTTAAAGATGAGATCATAAAAgtttccaaagaagaaaagtcACTAAAAAGAGTCAAAGAGGGGAACAAAGAACTCAGTAAAGCtttcagagaggagaaagacCGATCGAGTAAAACTGAAAAGGAGAAATCATTAAAGGAAAAGTctccaaaagaggaaaaacttaGAATTCACAAGGAAGAacgaaagaaaaaatcaaaagacaaacaatcaaagtcagagaagaaaaatgacttgaaggaggagaaaatgtccaaatctgagaaagaaaagacttttaaagaagataaagaaaaatttaaaaaagaaaaagtttatagGGAAGAATCTGGTTTTGATGAATTTTGTAATAAAAGTCAGTTTTTAGAGAATGAAGATACCAAATTCAGCCTTTCTGATGATCAACAAGAGAGATGGTTTTCTGATTTATCTGACTCATCATTTGATTTCAAAGGGGAAGACAGTTGGGATTCTCCAGTGACAGACTATAGGGAGATAAAAAATGACTCTGTAGCAAAGCTAATCTTGGAGACAGTGAaggaggaaacaaaggaaaagaagagggataacaaaaataaagaaaagagagaatataatgaaaaacGTAATGAAAAAgactctttctttaaaaagaaagatagagactATTTGGACAAAacctctgaaaaaaagaaagatccagCCGAGAAACACAAAAGTATTCCCAGTTACttgtcagaaaaagagaaaaggaggaaagattcCGCAGATGGCATTAAAGATCggaaagaaaaagatatgggTGATAGctgcaaagagagaaaagattcaTTTGATAGTTCTAAAGACAGGAAAGATGCCAAAGTTAAACAAGAGGAAACCTATAGAGATGACCTTAAAGAATATGGTtgtgagaatttttttaaggACAAATTAGATtcagaatttggaaaaaatttagaaacttggGAAAGACATCattcagggaaagaaaaggataaaaaagatacTGGTGACAAGGACAAAAAAGAGAAGCtgaaatcagagaaatataaagaaaaatctaaagaaatagacaaagaaaaaaatgaaaaatccatcctggaaaaaaatcagaaagacaaagaattggataaatgttttaaagagaaaaaagagacaaaggaaaaatataaggatttgcataacaaagacaaagaaaggaagtCTTCCCTTgatcaaattaaagaaaagaaagacaaaaatttttcAGGATCCATCTCAGAGGACTTTGctgaaaaaagagatgaaaaaaagactaaagacAAAAGTTGGTACATTGCAGATATTTTCACAGATGAAAGTGAAGATGAAAAAGAGGAGTATAATACCAGTGGATTCAAAATTGGGGATACTATTGGCAGTGAAGTGCCAAGAGTGGAGAATGTACAAGAAAAAGATGAGGATAAAGAACCTTACACTTCAGAGAAACATCGGAAATATTCTTCCGATAAGCAGCACTCTGGAGATAAGCAGAAAGACAAAGaatccaaagagaagaaaaaggaaaagggattaatagaaggaggaaaagataaaaaagaaaaaaactttgaaaaacacaaagagaagaaagacaaagattcTATTGAAAAATATAAGGATAGGAAAGATAGAACTTCTATTGACTctattcaagaaaagaaaagtaaacaaaaaattcCTGAAAAGGTGGAAAGGAAACACTCCACTGATGacaaagttaaaaacaaacataaagaaAAGTCAGATAAAGAACATTCCAAAGAGAGAAAATCTTCAAAGGGGGGTGATATGGAGAAAAGCTTGTTGGAGAAGTTGGAAGAAGAAGCTCTCAATGAATATAGAGATGACTCCAATGATAAGATAAGTGAACTCTCATCTGATAGCTTTACAGATCGAGGGCAGGATCCAGGCATGAACAGTCTCCTTGAATCATCATTCACAGAACCTGCTGAGGACAAGTTCAAGGATGCTATGTCCTTTTCTTCCCTACAAGACAAATTGAAAGAAAAGGAGCGACATAGGCATTCCTCATCTTCATCAAAGAAAAGTCATGAAAGGGAAAAAGCCAAGAAAGAGAagtctgagaaaaaagaaaaaggtgatgATTTTAAGGACAGTAGAAAAGAATCAGCACAGTATGAAAAAGACTTCTCCTTGGATGGTGATGCTTTTGGCATGTCATATAACATGAAAGCTGATGTAGAAGATGAATTGGACAAAACTATTGAATTTTTCTCaactgaaaagaaagacaaaaatgattctGAGAGGGAACTTTCCAAgaagtcagaaaaggaaaaagtttacACTTCAAATTCCATCAGTATAActaaagacaagaagaaaagagataagcatcgagaaaaatggaaagatgaaaaagagaaacacagagaaaaacacacagaTGGATTTTTTAAGCATCACAAGGATGAACAGAAGTCtgtgaataaagagaaagacaattCTCAAGTGAATACTTTCAAAGATAAATCAAAGGATGAAAGTATCAAGCTCAGTGAAAgcagattaaaagagaaagaaaaatctgactCATTGAAGATCAGTAATGGAAATGACAAAATTCCACCATCCAAAGACACAGCAAAGAAAGACACCAGGCCCAGAGAAAAACTTCTAGGAGATGGTGACCTGATGATGACAAGTTTTGAGAGAATGCTGTGCCAAAAAGACCTGGAGATAGAAGAGCGTCACAAGAGGCACAAGGAACGAATGAAGCAGATGGAGAAGATGAGACACAGGTCTGGGGACCCTAAACTGAAGGATAAAGTGAAGTCCTCTGAAGAGGTGAGGAAGAGGAGCCTCGATCTGCCTTCTAAAAAACCACCTGGACCGGACTCTcagctcaaagagaaaaagatgaaggaGCTTGGGCCGCTGACTCCTGGGCCGTCAACAGAAAGCAAGCCCCACCCCGTGGTGGGCACTGACTCTAAAGATTGGCTAGCTGGTCCTCACATGAAAGAAATCCTGCCTGCCTCTCCCCGACCAGACCAGAGCCGCCCCACTGGGGTTCCTGCTCCAGCCTCAGTGGTTTCTTGTCCTAGTTATGAGGAAGTGATGCAGACTCCTAGAACGCCTTCGTGTAGCAATGAAGATTATACTGATTTAATGTTTGACTGTGCTGATTCCCAGCATTCTATTCCTGTCTCCACCATGTCCATGAATGCATGCTCACCATCCTTTTTTGACAGATACACAAATACTTCTGGAGGGCTTCCAGAAAACCCAAATCAAACTCCCACAAGGACTCTCCCTACAAACCTTTATCGTTCAATCTCTGTTGATATCAGGAGAACCCCTGAAGAGGAATTCACTGTTGGGGATAAGTTTTTCAGACAGCAAAGTGTACCTGCTACATCAAATTATGATTCACCTGTGCAGCATTTAATGGAAGAAAAGGTTCCTTTACCATCTGTTCCTGCAGAAAAGTTTCCATGTTTGTCTCCTGGATACTATTCTCCAGATTATGGGATTCCTTCACCTAAAGTTGAAACATTACATTGTACGCCAGGGGCTATTGGAAATGTTGCCCCATCTCCTGAAAGTGTTTTCTCTGGTTTGCAAGCAAAATCCTCTCCTTCTCATAGAGATGAGCTATTAGCCCCATCTATAGAAAGTGCTCTTCCCCCTGATTTGGGCATCCCATTGGATGCCACAGAAGACCAACAAGCAACAGCTGCTATTATTCCACCAGAGCCTAGCTATCTGCAGCCAATTGAAGAGGGCCCCTTTAATGCTGTTATATCAGAAGAGGATAATGCAGATTGGGCAAACCCTCCCAGAAACTCAGAGCAACCTATTACTCAAAGTTTAATTGGAACTTCCTCTGAAACCCCTGTTAATTGGACTGTTGGATCTGAACTTCTGATTAAATCCCCACAGAGATTTTCAGAGTCTCCCAAACCTTTCTGTTCTACAGATCCCATACATCCAGCTCCTGTACCTTTTATACCTTCTGATTCTCCTTACCCAGTTTCTCCTATTTCATACCCCTTGTCTGTGTCTGAACCAGGCCTTAATGATGTAAAGGAAGTTGCTGAAGAAGCAATTCCAGGAGAAATAACATCATCAGAGGAACAGACTTCTTACATGCCCCCTTCTAGATTAGACTCGTTCTTTACTAACTGTAAGCCTCTTCCAGAAGAAACTCCTGAAATCGTTCAAGAATCCACATGCATACCAACTGTAACTCAGGTCGAAGCTCTGGGCTCCCTGGAAAACAACTTTTTGGAAAATAACATTTCTGTCATAAATCAAGAAGAACCAGTAGCATGGCCTGATCCTTTTACCAACGCAGAAGATGACTTAGATCTGGGTCCCTTCTCTTTACCAGAACTTCCATTGCAAAATAAAGATGTCCCAGATGCTGAAATGACTGAAGCAGAACCTATAGGAGACAGTACTGTTGTTGCCTCAGAAAGTACAAATCCTGGAGATCCGGGAGTCTTCAGTGGGAACCTTTCTTTATTGACTGCAGAAGAGCAAGAGGAGCTACCCACTAGCCAGGCAGCTGCCCTCCTGCCTGGGGCGCCAGGGCCAGAACCAGAGGAACCGAAGCCAGAAGCTCTTTGTGTGGAGGCTGCTGTGGAAGCAGGGAGCATGTCTGAGGAGAAGACGTCCGAACAGTTAGAAGCCCACTCTTTTCCACCAGCGGCCTCGGCTGAACTTCCTCCTCAGACAGGTGAccaggaaagagaaacaaatccTGAAGACTCCTTTGTAACAAACTGTGGCCTGGAGAGCTGTGCTGAAAAGAACTTGGCCCAAGCCAGTGTCGATGGTGCGGGTACTCAAGAGGAAGTCATAGGAAGCACTGTCAGTCAGACAGTTTCTTCCCAGGTGGAACTGCCCCAAGGCAACACGCAGTCAGAAACTGCTGAATCTGTACCTAAACCAGTACCTGAAGTTCCAAAACCTCCCAAAGTTGAAGAAATTCCTCAACGAATCACCAGGAACCGTGCTCAAATGCTAGCtaatcaaaataaacaaaacacctCCCCCTCGGAAAAAGAATTTCCACCAGTTTCGACTCCTTCTACCAGAGCAAAGGGGCGAGTCACAGAAGAAGAAGATTCTCAAGCCCAACACCCCCGGAAACGTCGTTTCCAACGCTCCAACCAACAGCTGCAGCAGCAAATTAATACCTCCACCCAGCAAACAAGGGAGATGATACAGCAGACATTAGCAGCCATCGTAGATGCTATAAAACTAGATGACATTGAACCTTATCATAGTGATAGGTCAAATCCATATTTTGAATACCTTCAGATCAGGAAAAAGATTGAGGAAAAGCGGAAAATTCTCTGCTACATCACTCCTCAGGCCCCCCAGTGTTATGCTGAATATGTCACTTACACAGGTTCTTACCTGTTGGATGGCAAGCCTCTCAGCAAGCTTCACATTCCAGTG